A region from the Malus domestica chromosome 07, GDT2T_hap1 genome encodes:
- the LOC103438766 gene encoding uncharacterized protein, translating into MGICFAKRKKSTADIVPQKQLTTTVRLYGSPSSTNYIRFALKYKEAAVSLRCVVVARSNDDNDDNDDNDDNDENDEDYRNLEVAMEVEEGGSSSDPAERVSGPPNTLLQLMEARFPHPPLLLQTGSSSETQTTSLVAAVVKLTELQHRSLAWHLERLVRWVMDLLKRPGKGRGGVVDPTVGSARMELRKLGRNYSQLLELMLEHAQMEERLLFPIFNYCDPGICKAANEEHARDLPIMNGIKEDIKSIEVLDIGSRYYKEALSNFSKRLNSLQERYRQHFTEEEREVLPYMEAAELSKEQQQRLLDECLDVMQQSHSSHLFNFLLEGLLPCEAMHYLDLISMSTNKQRTTSLLHMII; encoded by the exons ATGGGGATCTGTTTCGCGAAGCGGAAGAAATCGACGGCAGATATAGTGCCGCAAAAACAACTGACGACAACAGTCCGACTGTACGGCTCTCCCAGCAGCACAAACTACATCCGATTTGCCCTCAAATACAAGGAGGCGGCTGTCTCACTTCGCTGCGTGGTGGTAGCCAGATCTAACGACGACAACGACGACAACGACGACAACGACGACAACGACGAAAACGACGAAGATTATAGAAACTTGGAGGTGGCGATGGAGGTGGAGGAGGGCGGGTCATCGTCGGATCCAGCTGAGAGGGTTTCAGGGCCACCCAATACTCTGCTGCAGTTGATGGAGGCCAGATTCCCTCATCCGCCGCTTCTTCTTCAAACGGGGTCGTCCTCTGAAACCCAAACGACGTCGCTGGTGGCGGCGGTTGTGAAGCTGACTGAGCTGCAACACAGGAGCCTGGCGTGGCACTTGGAGAGGTTGGTGAGGTGGGTTATGGATCTGTTGAAGCGTCCGGGTAAAGGAAGAGGAGGGGTGGTTGATCCGACGGTGGGGAGTGCTCGGATGGAGTTAAGGAAGCTGGGGAGGAACTACTCGCAGCTTTTGGAGCTGATGTTGGAACACGCTCAGATGGAGGAGAGACTCCTCTTCCCCATCTTCAACTACTGTGATCCAG GAATCTGTAAAGCTGCGAATGAAGAACACGCAAGGGACCTACCCATCATGAACGGCATCAAAGAAGACATCAAATCCATTGAGGTTCTTGACATTGGGAGTCGTTACTACAAAGAAGCTCTTTCTAACTTTTCTAAGCGCCTCAATTCACTACAG GAGCGTTATAGACAACACTTTACGGAGGAGGAAAGAGAAGTATTGCCGTACATGGAGGCAGCCGAGCTGAGCAAAGAGCAGCAGCAGAGACTATTGGACGAGTGTTTGGATGTGATGCAACAGTCACACTCATCGCATTTGTTCAATTTTCTCCTTGAAGGGCTACTTCCTTGTGAAGCCATGCACTACTTGGACTTGATCTCCATGTCCACCAACAAACAACGAACAACTTCTCTGCTTCACATGATCATTTAG
- the LOC103438819 gene encoding pentatricopeptide repeat-containing protein At1g11710, mitochondrial-like — MESLMGEEGLPPLVVLEGLVTSYGEGCGRSSPAVFDALVRACTRFGAIDGDYEVIKKLRLDWVLIHAWKNFLNHLIKLNEIDRFWKMYKEMLSYGYVEDVDTFNLVIYALCKECKLLEAMSEYYQMLKSGIWPSVVTFNMILNGPGACRMGDMELALKVLRKMGVMSEDCVTANSVTYNNCIINGFCKISGLPVAEEIHAEMAEAGVESNLRTCATLVDGYAKQGRLELALRLCDGMVERGLAPNPVVYNSIIHRLHMEGDTEEAFSLLSDSDLIDRHICSDQFTYSILIKGLSRSGLVMEAVGLHNHILEKNLIKDVFSHSILIDYLCKSKNLTAAKQLTGSMFVRGLLPDTVTYGTLIDGHCKEGSIGSAVQIYEKLM; from the coding sequence atGGAGAGTCTAATGGGGGAAGAGGGTTTGCCCCCATTGGTTGTTTTGGAGGGGTTGGTTACTAGTTATGGTGAAGGTTGTGGTCGTTCAAGCCCTGCAGTGTTTGATGCACTTGTGAGGGCTTGTACTCGGTTCGGGGCCATAGATGGTGATTATGAGGTGATCAAGAAGCTTAGATTGgattgggttttgattcacgCATGGAAGAACTTTCTTAATCATTTAATTAAGTTGAATGAGATTGATAGGTTTTGGAAGATGTATAAGGAAATGCTTTCATATGGGTATGTTGAAGATGTTGATACTTTCAATTTGGTTATTTATGCTCTTTGTAAGGAGTGCAAGTTACTAGAAGCAATGTCGGAATATTATCAGATGTTGAAGAGTGGAATTTGGCCTAGTGTTGTTACTTTTAACATGATTTTAAATGGTCCTGGAGCATGCAGGATGGGTGATATGGAACTTGCCTTGAAGGTTTTGAGAAAGATGGGGGTAATGTCGGAGGACTGTGTTACGGCCAATTCAGTTACTTACAATAATTGTATCATTAATGGGTTTTGCAAAATTAGTGGTTTACCGGTTGCAGAAGAAATTCATGCTGAAATGGCCGAGGCAGGTGTTGAGTCCAATTTGAGGACTTGTGCAACTCTAGTAGATGGGTATGCAAAACAGGGGCGTTTGGAGTTGGCACTTCGATTGTGCGATGGAATGGTGGAAAGGGGATTGGCCCCTAATCCTGTTGTTTACAATTCAATTATCCATCGGCTTCACATGGAAGGAGATACTGAGGAAGCTTTTTCCTTATTGTCTGACTCTGACTTGATTGATAGGCATATATGCTCTGATCAGTTCACCTACTCAATCCTCATCAAGGGGCTCTCTAGAAGTGGGCTTGTGATGGAAGCAGTTGGACTTCATAACCACATCCTTGAGAAGAACCTCATCAAGGATGTTTTCTCCCACAGTATCCTGATTGATTATTTGTGCAAAAGCAAAAATTTGACAGCAGCCAAGCAATTGACGGGCAGCATGTTTGTTCGTGGTTTACTTCCTGACACTGTCACCTATGGCACTTTGATTGATGGGCACTGCAAAGAAGGGAGCATAGGAAGTGCAGTTCAGATTTATGAAAAGCTGATGTGA